The following are encoded together in the Prionailurus viverrinus isolate Anna chromosome B3, UM_Priviv_1.0, whole genome shotgun sequence genome:
- the TIMM9 gene encoding mitochondrial import inner membrane translocase subunit Tim9, whose translation MAAQIPESDQIKQFKEFLGTYNKLTETCFLDCVKDFTTREVKPEETTCSEHCLQKYLKMTQRISMRFQEYHIQQNEALAAKAGLLGQPR comes from the exons ATGGCTGCACAAATACCAGAATCTGATCAGATAAAACAG TTTAAAGAATTTCTTGGAACCTACAATAAACTTACAGAAACCTGCTTTTTGGACTGCGTTAAAGACTTCACAACAAGAGAAGTAAAACCTGAAGAG acCACCTGTTCAGAACATTgcttacagaaatatttaaaaatgacacaaagaataTCCATGAGATTTCAGGAATATCATATTCAGCAGAATGAAGCCCTGGCAGCCAAAGCAGGACTCCTTGGCCAACCACGATAG